A single Streptomyces sannanensis DNA region contains:
- a CDS encoding S28 family serine protease: protein MRKSLGWLLSMAVLTGTVTAAGATAEAATTAEQAATAEQAATTDIKDRILAIPGMSLIEEKPYAGYRFFVLNYTQPVDHRDPSKGTFEQRITLLHKDTSRPTVFYTGGYNVSTTPGRREPTQIVDGNQVSMEYRFFTPSRPAPADWSKLDIWQAASDQHRIYTALKKIYSKNWISTGGSKGGMTATYYERFYPKDMDGVVAYVAPNDVLNKEDSAYDDFFANVGTKECRDRLNAVQTEALTRRDKLEPMYKEYADKDGSTFNTIGSLDKAFEAVVLDFVWGFWQTRLESDCFTLVPAVDKDTTDEQLFETIEEISGWSAYTDQGLEPYTPYYYQASTQLGWPTIKQPHLDGLTRYGYQPSRNFVPSDIPMKFDPSAMRDVDIWVRNNANHMMYVYGQNDPWGSERFHLGKHTVDSYIYTVPGANHGARVAGLPDDEKAFATARILEWAGVAPAAVKADPSNAKPLAKHDAKLDKLDARELRMRP from the coding sequence ATGCGCAAGTCGCTCGGATGGCTGCTGTCCATGGCCGTGCTGACCGGCACGGTGACGGCGGCCGGAGCAACGGCCGAGGCGGCCACCACCGCGGAGCAGGCCGCGACTGCGGAGCAGGCCGCGACCACCGACATCAAGGACCGCATTCTCGCGATCCCGGGAATGAGCCTCATCGAGGAGAAGCCGTACGCCGGTTACCGGTTCTTCGTCCTCAACTACACCCAGCCGGTCGACCACCGGGACCCGTCCAAGGGCACCTTCGAGCAGCGGATCACCTTGCTGCACAAGGACACCAGCCGCCCGACGGTCTTCTACACCGGCGGCTACAACGTCTCCACCACCCCCGGACGCCGCGAGCCCACCCAGATCGTCGACGGCAACCAGGTGTCGATGGAGTACCGCTTCTTCACTCCGTCCCGGCCCGCCCCGGCCGACTGGTCCAAGCTGGACATCTGGCAGGCCGCCAGCGACCAGCACCGCATTTACACGGCGCTGAAGAAGATCTACAGCAAGAACTGGATCTCCACCGGCGGCTCCAAGGGCGGTATGACCGCCACGTACTACGAGCGCTTCTACCCGAAGGACATGGACGGCGTGGTCGCCTACGTCGCGCCCAACGACGTCCTGAACAAGGAAGACTCGGCGTACGACGACTTCTTCGCCAACGTCGGCACCAAGGAGTGCCGCGACCGGCTGAACGCGGTGCAGACGGAGGCGCTCACGCGCCGCGACAAGCTCGAGCCGATGTACAAGGAGTACGCCGACAAGGACGGCTCCACCTTCAACACCATCGGCAGCCTGGACAAGGCCTTCGAGGCCGTGGTCCTCGACTTCGTCTGGGGCTTCTGGCAGACCCGGCTCGAGTCCGATTGCTTCACCCTGGTCCCGGCGGTCGACAAGGACACCACCGACGAGCAGCTCTTCGAGACCATCGAGGAGATCTCCGGCTGGAGCGCCTACACCGACCAGGGCCTGGAGCCCTACACGCCGTACTACTACCAGGCCAGCACCCAGCTGGGCTGGCCCACCATCAAGCAGCCGCACCTGGACGGCCTGACCCGCTACGGCTACCAGCCGTCGCGCAACTTCGTGCCGAGCGACATCCCGATGAAGTTCGACCCCTCGGCGATGCGTGACGTGGACATCTGGGTCCGCAACAACGCGAACCACATGATGTACGTCTACGGCCAGAACGACCCGTGGGGCTCGGAGCGCTTCCACCTCGGCAAGCACACCGTCGACTCGTACATCTACACCGTGCCCGGCGCCAACCACGGTGCCCGCGTCGCCGGTCTGCCCGACGACGAGAAGGCCTTCGCGACCGCCAGGATCCTGGAGTGGGCGGGCGTCGCCCCGGCAGCCGTCAAGGCCGACCCGTCCAACGCGAAGCCGCTGGCGAAGCACGACGCCAAGCTCGACAAGCTGGACGCGCGCGAGCTGCGGATGCGCCCGTAG
- a CDS encoding ABC transporter ATP-binding protein gives MAARTGWARRLAGYAWRYRSDVLLALGSSLAGMAVMALAPLITKVIIDDVIGTHTRSLAVWTGLLVVAAVVVYVLTYLRRYYGGRLALDVQHDLRTEMYGTVARLDGRRQDELSTGQVVGRATSDLQLIQGLLFMLPMTIGNILLFLISLAIMLWLSPPLTVVALAVAPALWFIARASKKRLYPATWYAQGQAAAVATVVDGAVSGVRVVKGFGQEDQETGKLREVGRKLFAGRLRTIRLNARYTPALQAVPALGQVAMLALGGWLATRGQITLGTFVAFSAYLAQLVGPVRMLAMVLTVGQQARAGVERVLELIDTEPSIQDGTKELSADAPATVEFDDVSFAYEDGRPVLDGFSLEIRPGETVAVVGSSGSGKSTVALLLPRFYDVTHGAVLVGGHDVRELTLESLRGAIGLVPEDSFLFSDTVRANIAYGKPDATQEEIENAARAAQADRFISELPEGYDTRVGEHGLTLSGGQRQRVALARAILADPRLLLLDDATSAVDARVEHEIHEALRGVMAGRTTLLIAHRRSTLGLADRIAVLDRGRLADIGTHEELERRSALYRRLLTDPDELGGVSPGHILQASEAVEDRTVQEELDAEFDAERGITPALWTREEQPRTTDVAGMPSPKPSASLGQGAPPSPELLAQVEALPPATDTPGIDEARAVTAEESYGLRRLLRGFGLPLLISLLLVAVDAGMSLALPVLIRHGIDQGVSQMALGAVWAASGLALLAVIVQWAAQVGETRMTGRTGERVLYSLRLKIFAQLQRLGLDYYERELTGRIMTRMTTDVDAMSTFLQTGLVTAFVSVVTFFGIMLVLAVIDIQLALVVFATLPPLIVGTYFFRKQSVKAYELARERISAVNADLQESVTGLRIVQAFGRERDGLARFAERSASYRAARVRGQWLISVYFPFVQLLSSVAAASVLVVGAGRVEAGTLTTGALVAYLLYIDLFFAPVQQLSQVFDGYQQATVSLRRVQELLQEPTSTAQPSEPLDVPSLRGEIAFEDVSFTYSKKEGAGGGEEALTGIDLRIPAGQTVAFVGETGAGKSTLVKLVARFYDPTSGRVTADGQDLRDLDLPGYRHRLGVVPQEAYLFAGTVRDAIAYGRPDATDAEVEAAARAVGAHDMIATLDGGYLHEVAERGRNLSAGQRQLIALARAELVDPDILLLDEATAALDLATEAQVNQATDRLAGKRTTLVVAHRLTTAARADRVVVMDGGRVAEDGTHDELLARDGRYAALWRTFIGEEEPAAAV, from the coding sequence GTGGCGGCACGAACGGGGTGGGCGCGACGGCTCGCCGGGTATGCCTGGCGGTATCGGAGCGACGTGTTGCTGGCGCTCGGGTCCTCGCTCGCCGGCATGGCGGTGATGGCGCTCGCGCCGCTGATCACCAAGGTGATCATCGATGACGTGATAGGAACGCACACGCGTTCGCTGGCCGTGTGGACGGGTCTGCTGGTCGTCGCCGCGGTCGTCGTCTATGTGCTGACGTACCTCCGGCGCTACTACGGCGGGCGGCTCGCCCTCGACGTCCAGCACGACCTCCGTACCGAGATGTACGGCACCGTCGCGCGGCTCGACGGCCGCCGCCAGGACGAGCTCTCCACCGGACAGGTCGTCGGCCGCGCCACCAGCGACCTGCAGCTCATCCAGGGGCTTCTCTTCATGTTGCCGATGACCATCGGCAACATCCTGCTCTTCCTGATCTCGCTCGCGATCATGCTGTGGCTGTCGCCGCCGCTGACCGTCGTCGCCCTCGCCGTCGCACCCGCGCTCTGGTTCATCGCCCGGGCCAGCAAGAAACGGCTCTACCCCGCCACCTGGTACGCCCAGGGCCAGGCCGCCGCCGTCGCGACCGTCGTCGACGGGGCCGTCTCCGGCGTGCGTGTCGTCAAGGGCTTCGGGCAGGAGGACCAGGAGACCGGCAAGCTGCGCGAGGTCGGCCGGAAGCTCTTCGCGGGCCGGCTGCGTACGATCCGGCTGAACGCCCGCTACACCCCCGCCCTCCAGGCCGTTCCGGCGCTCGGCCAGGTCGCGATGCTGGCGCTCGGCGGCTGGCTGGCGACCCGCGGCCAGATCACGCTCGGTACGTTCGTCGCTTTCTCGGCCTACCTGGCCCAGCTGGTCGGCCCGGTCCGGATGCTGGCCATGGTGCTCACCGTCGGCCAGCAGGCGCGGGCCGGTGTCGAGCGGGTGCTGGAGCTGATCGACACCGAGCCGTCGATCCAGGACGGCACGAAGGAACTGTCCGCGGACGCTCCCGCGACCGTCGAGTTCGACGACGTCTCCTTCGCCTACGAGGACGGCCGGCCGGTGCTGGACGGCTTCTCGCTGGAGATCCGCCCCGGAGAGACCGTCGCCGTCGTCGGCTCCTCCGGCAGCGGCAAGTCCACCGTCGCGCTGCTGCTGCCCCGCTTCTACGACGTGACGCACGGCGCGGTCCTCGTCGGCGGCCACGACGTCCGCGAACTGACGCTGGAATCGCTGCGCGGCGCCATCGGGCTCGTACCGGAGGACAGCTTCCTCTTCTCCGACACCGTGCGCGCCAACATCGCGTACGGGAAGCCGGACGCGACCCAGGAGGAGATCGAGAACGCCGCCCGCGCCGCCCAGGCGGACCGTTTCATCAGCGAGCTGCCCGAGGGCTACGACACCAGGGTCGGCGAGCACGGCCTCACCCTCTCCGGCGGTCAGCGCCAGCGCGTCGCGCTCGCCCGCGCCATCCTCGCCGACCCCCGGCTGCTGCTCCTCGACGACGCCACCTCCGCCGTCGACGCCCGCGTCGAGCACGAGATCCATGAAGCGCTGCGCGGCGTCATGGCGGGACGGACGACCCTGCTGATAGCCCACCGCCGCTCCACCCTCGGCCTCGCGGACCGTATCGCCGTACTCGACCGGGGACGGCTCGCCGACATCGGCACGCACGAGGAGCTGGAGCGGCGCTCCGCGCTCTACCGGCGGCTGCTGACCGACCCCGACGAGCTCGGCGGAGTCTCGCCCGGGCACATTCTGCAGGCCTCGGAGGCGGTCGAGGACCGTACGGTCCAGGAGGAGCTGGACGCCGAGTTCGACGCCGAGCGCGGCATCACGCCCGCCCTGTGGACCCGGGAGGAGCAGCCCCGCACCACCGATGTGGCCGGTATGCCGTCCCCCAAGCCCTCGGCTTCGCTCGGGCAGGGGGCACCCCCATCGCCCGAGCTGCTCGCCCAGGTGGAGGCGCTGCCCCCGGCCACCGACACGCCCGGCATCGACGAGGCACGGGCCGTGACGGCGGAGGAGTCCTACGGGCTGCGGCGGCTGCTGCGCGGCTTCGGGCTGCCGCTGCTGATCAGCCTGCTGCTGGTGGCCGTCGACGCCGGGATGTCGCTGGCCCTGCCGGTCCTGATCCGGCACGGTATCGACCAGGGTGTCTCGCAGATGGCTCTCGGCGCGGTGTGGGCGGCCTCCGGGCTGGCCCTGCTGGCCGTGATCGTGCAGTGGGCGGCGCAGGTGGGCGAGACCCGGATGACCGGGCGCACCGGTGAGCGGGTGCTGTACTCCCTGCGGCTGAAGATCTTCGCGCAGCTGCAGCGGCTCGGCCTCGACTACTACGAGCGTGAGCTGACCGGCCGGATCATGACCCGGATGACGACGGACGTGGACGCCATGTCCACGTTCCTGCAGACCGGCCTGGTCACCGCGTTCGTCTCGGTCGTCACCTTCTTCGGCATCATGCTCGTGCTCGCCGTCATCGACATCCAGCTCGCGCTGGTGGTCTTCGCGACGCTGCCGCCGCTGATCGTCGGCACGTACTTCTTCCGCAAGCAGAGCGTCAAGGCGTACGAACTGGCCCGCGAGCGGATCAGCGCCGTCAACGCCGATCTCCAGGAGTCGGTGACCGGGCTCAGGATCGTGCAGGCCTTCGGCCGCGAGCGGGACGGCCTGGCGCGGTTCGCCGAGCGCAGCGCCTCCTACCGGGCCGCCCGGGTGCGCGGCCAGTGGCTGATCTCGGTCTACTTCCCGTTCGTGCAGCTGCTGTCGTCGGTGGCCGCGGCGTCGGTGCTGGTGGTCGGCGCGGGACGGGTGGAGGCCGGCACGCTCACCACCGGCGCGCTGGTCGCCTACCTCCTCTACATCGACCTGTTCTTCGCTCCCGTGCAGCAGCTGTCGCAGGTCTTCGACGGCTACCAGCAGGCCACGGTCTCGCTGCGGCGCGTACAGGAGCTGCTCCAGGAGCCCACATCCACCGCTCAGCCGTCCGAGCCGCTGGACGTGCCATCGCTGCGCGGTGAGATCGCCTTCGAGGATGTGTCCTTCACGTATTCGAAGAAGGAAGGGGCCGGCGGCGGGGAAGAGGCCCTCACCGGCATTGATCTGCGCATCCCGGCCGGCCAGACCGTCGCCTTCGTCGGCGAGACCGGCGCCGGCAAGTCCACCCTGGTCAAGCTGGTCGCCCGGTTCTACGACCCGACGTCCGGCCGGGTCACCGCGGACGGCCAGGACCTGCGCGATCTGGACCTCCCCGGCTACCGGCACCGGCTCGGCGTGGTGCCGCAGGAGGCGTACCTCTTCGCCGGTACGGTCCGGGACGCCATCGCCTACGGACGGCCCGACGCCACCGACGCCGAGGTGGAGGCCGCGGCGCGAGCGGTCGGCGCGCACGACATGATCGCCACGCTGGACGGCGGCTATCTCCACGAGGTCGCCGAGCGCGGCCGCAACCTCTCCGCCGGTCAGCGCCAGCTGATCGCCCTGGCCCGCGCCGAGCTGGTCGACCCGGACATCCTGCTGCTCGACGAGGCGACCGCGGCCCTGGACCTGGCCACCGAGGCGCAGGTCAATCAGGCCACCGACCGTCTGGCCGGCAAGCGCACCACCCTGGTCGTCGCGCACCGGCTGACGACGGCGGCGCGCGCCGACCGGGTGGTGGTGATGGACGGCGGCCGGGTCGCCGAGGACGGTACGCACGACGAGTTGCTGGCGCGCGACGGCCGGTACGCCGCGCTGTGGCGCACGTTCATAGGCGAGGAGGAGCCGGCCGCGGCCGTCTGA
- a CDS encoding serine hydrolase — MLSAALGAGILLPLTLGSGAAQAATPPVVCTSAKAGLATKLTTDITAALRGRASTTAIFVNDRKTKTTCTLRADQRFDSASVVKATVLATLLWDAKKQGRYLTATEVRLTTDMITKSDNAATSTLWRQLGMTKIKGFLTAAGMTNTVPGANGYWGLTQITARDQQKLLALLTARNTVLSDNSRAYALKLMNQVVSSQRWGTPAGAPSTAKIHVKNGWLSRATHGWRVHSIGAFTGTTHDYQITVLTHDNATMTDGVNTIQAVARVIHKDLTAATTSTTLSTTTTFAPPAVPQEAVPATPERAAVASVSAS; from the coding sequence ATGCTGTCCGCTGCCCTGGGCGCAGGCATACTGCTGCCGCTGACCCTCGGCTCGGGGGCCGCGCAGGCCGCGACGCCGCCGGTCGTGTGCACCTCCGCCAAGGCCGGACTCGCCACGAAGCTGACCACGGACATCACCGCCGCGCTGCGCGGCCGGGCCTCCACGACCGCGATCTTCGTGAACGACCGCAAGACGAAGACGACCTGCACCCTCCGCGCCGACCAGCGCTTCGACTCGGCGAGCGTGGTCAAGGCGACCGTGCTCGCCACGCTGCTGTGGGACGCCAAGAAGCAGGGCCGCTACCTGACCGCGACCGAGGTCAGGCTCACCACCGATATGATCACCAAGTCGGACAACGCCGCCACCAGCACGCTGTGGCGCCAGCTCGGCATGACGAAGATCAAGGGATTCCTGACGGCCGCGGGCATGACCAACACCGTGCCCGGCGCCAACGGCTACTGGGGGCTCACCCAGATCACCGCGCGCGACCAGCAGAAGCTGCTGGCGCTGCTCACCGCGCGCAACACCGTGCTGAGCGACAACTCGCGCGCGTACGCGCTCAAGCTGATGAACCAGGTCGTCTCCTCGCAGCGCTGGGGCACCCCGGCCGGTGCGCCGAGCACCGCGAAGATCCACGTCAAGAACGGCTGGCTGTCCCGGGCCACGCACGGCTGGCGGGTGCACAGCATCGGCGCCTTCACCGGCACCACGCACGACTACCAGATCACCGTGCTCACCCACGACAACGCCACCATGACCGACGGCGTCAACACCATCCAGGCCGTCGCCCGCGTGATCCACAAGGACCTCACCGCGGCGACGACGTCCACCACCCTGAGCACCACGACGACGTTCGCCCCGCCGGCCGTTCCCCAGGAGGCCGTCCCGGCCACGCCCGAGCGCGCGGCCGTCGCGTCCGTGTCGGCGTCCTGA